A region of Natribaculum luteum DNA encodes the following proteins:
- a CDS encoding cytochrome b/b6 domain-containing protein, producing the protein MSTLDHGKFTRVTTTFHSLLALDVFLLFFTGYAIMFNDQLWWLITVLGGATGVTALHRIAGFGLIVLVIFWFLLQVLSPTGRSNFSAVLPRRGDMEAFVQDVQFVLGRADERHPNARQFAGYESDEVPLLSYVGKGVVWIFSIELLLLTISGLLIWNKTGLMAVYNTRPAAMAFVTFHGLLGVIMLMGVMFHIFEHGMHPAFYPVETKAFIPKSMIPEYHAEEEDHDGTGIEHLSLAPSWGTVSTVMGVLTVVGIVSVLVASLVEEGYPIPRELHVTQADPFGILLTIGVNVGILVLGVGIVLSTYGNLLRIRWERQLERERAAATDGGTVSRTEEND; encoded by the coding sequence ATGAGCACGCTCGACCACGGGAAGTTCACTCGCGTGACGACGACGTTCCACTCGCTGCTGGCGCTCGACGTGTTCTTGCTGTTCTTTACGGGCTACGCGATCATGTTCAACGACCAGTTGTGGTGGCTCATCACGGTGCTTGGAGGTGCGACTGGCGTGACTGCACTTCATCGGATCGCCGGATTCGGTCTCATCGTGCTGGTCATCTTCTGGTTCCTGTTACAGGTGCTCTCGCCGACGGGTCGATCGAACTTCAGCGCGGTCCTCCCGAGAAGAGGCGACATGGAGGCGTTCGTTCAGGACGTCCAGTTCGTGCTCGGCCGAGCCGACGAACGCCACCCCAACGCGCGGCAGTTCGCCGGCTACGAGTCCGACGAAGTGCCGCTGCTGTCCTACGTCGGCAAGGGCGTCGTGTGGATCTTCTCCATCGAGTTGCTCCTGTTGACGATCTCCGGGCTGCTCATCTGGAACAAGACCGGGCTGATGGCAGTCTACAACACGAGGCCTGCGGCGATGGCCTTCGTCACGTTCCACGGCCTCCTGGGCGTCATCATGCTGATGGGGGTGATGTTCCACATCTTCGAGCACGGTATGCATCCAGCCTTCTACCCCGTCGAGACGAAGGCGTTTATCCCCAAGAGCATGATCCCGGAGTACCACGCCGAAGAGGAAGACCACGACGGCACCGGTATCGAGCACCTGTCGCTGGCGCCCTCCTGGGGAACGGTTTCGACAGTTATGGGCGTGCTCACCGTCGTCGGGATCGTGTCGGTGTTAGTCGCGAGCCTCGTCGAAGAAGGGTATCCGATTCCGCGGGAACTGCACGTCACCCAGGCGGATCCGTTCGGAATCCTGTTGACCATCGGCGTCAACGTGGGCATCCTCGTGCTCGGAGTCGGTATCGTGCTGTCGACCTACGGTAACCTGCTGCGAATCCGGTGGGAACGCCAGCTCGAACGAGAGCGAGCCGCTGCGACCGATGGCGGCACGGTGTCCCGAACCGAGGAAAACGACTAG
- a CDS encoding 4Fe-4S dicluster domain-containing protein gives MQQSTEVMRDGVMSVGEGTRIFPDVEACIDCGGCVVACKRTWDVPRNEQRISIATMLEGQEAAAGLGNSEAIQQGESPGETSVPMQCYHCENAPCVSVCPTDSLIKTDGDFVNVRDDLCIGCQYCLSACPFGAPQFPEAGDGVASAALGTGGTMDKCTMCEERQEIGKGPACAEECATDAILVGTPGEISDELERRGSGSFFNEQALQVVFGEESSDIA, from the coding sequence ATGCAACAATCCACCGAAGTAATGCGAGACGGGGTAATGAGCGTCGGAGAGGGGACCCGAATCTTCCCCGACGTAGAAGCCTGCATCGACTGTGGTGGCTGCGTCGTCGCCTGCAAGCGCACGTGGGACGTGCCCCGCAACGAACAGCGAATCAGCATCGCGACGATGCTCGAGGGTCAGGAGGCCGCCGCTGGTCTCGGCAACTCGGAGGCCATCCAGCAGGGTGAGTCGCCGGGTGAGACCTCGGTCCCGATGCAGTGTTATCACTGCGAGAACGCGCCGTGCGTGTCGGTCTGTCCGACCGACTCGCTGATCAAGACCGACGGGGACTTCGTGAACGTCCGAGACGACCTCTGTATCGGCTGCCAGTACTGTCTCTCGGCGTGTCCCTTCGGCGCCCCCCAGTTCCCGGAGGCGGGCGATGGCGTCGCTTCCGCCGCACTCGGGACGGGCGGTACGATGGACAAGTGTACGATGTGCGAAGAGCGCCAGGAGATCGGCAAGGGTCCCGCGTGTGCCGAAGAGTGTGCGACGGACGCGATTCTGGTCGGGACGCCCGGCGAGATCAGCGACGAGCTAGAGCGGCGCGGCAGCGGGTCGTTTTTCAACGAGCAAGCACTGCAGGTCGTCTTCGGCGAGGAGTCGAGTGATATCGCATGA
- the phoU gene encoding phosphate signaling complex protein PhoU, translating to MARKSYQEQLEELREDVCYMSEVVMERLRMGLDALEQKDEDLAREVIEGDGEVNRMYLDLEQDCIDLLALQQPVASDLRFIASTFKIITDLERIGDLAVNLGEYTIDAERDLFPDVDVQAMGELTLEMVDDATQAYDIEDTDACRELAVRDDDLDHFAERASEIVVRDLIERELESPDEVEVLLQDVSRLLLTIRDLERVGDHAVNIAARTLYMVENDDELIY from the coding sequence ATGGCCAGAAAATCGTACCAGGAACAACTCGAGGAGCTTCGTGAAGACGTCTGTTACATGAGCGAAGTCGTCATGGAGCGACTCCGGATGGGCCTCGACGCCCTGGAACAGAAAGACGAAGACCTCGCTCGAGAGGTCATCGAGGGAGACGGCGAGGTCAACCGGATGTACCTCGACCTCGAGCAGGACTGTATCGACCTGCTTGCACTGCAACAGCCTGTCGCGAGCGACCTGCGATTCATCGCGTCGACGTTCAAGATCATCACCGACCTGGAGCGAATCGGCGACCTCGCGGTGAACCTCGGAGAGTACACGATCGACGCCGAGCGCGACCTCTTTCCCGACGTCGACGTCCAGGCGATGGGCGAACTCACGCTCGAGATGGTCGACGACGCGACGCAGGCCTACGACATCGAGGATACCGACGCCTGCCGCGAACTCGCCGTTCGCGACGACGACCTCGATCACTTCGCCGAACGGGCCAGCGAGATCGTCGTCCGGGACCTGATCGAGCGTGAACTCGAGTCCCCCGACGAAGTCGAAGTCCTCCTGCAGGACGTCTCACGGCTCCTGTTGACGATTCGTGACCTCGAACGCGTCGGCGACCACGCGGTCAACATCGCGGCCCGAACGCTGTACATGGTCGAGAACGACGACGAACTGATCTACTGA
- a CDS encoding helix-turn-helix domain-containing protein, with the protein MTTVVELEIPADAFGISRTFEQVPTFEFQVGGMIGDAPPLVWVSGPDRATVEEALEADPSVEVLTNLTDGTDDRWLYRLEFGRQVKLFQQLVAENSGAVLEASGRDGTWTLRLLFDDRDALSNAHALFEQYSFRTVVTRVTSMDGASGEGSPLTKTQYETVIKAYELGYFDVPRKVTLQELAAELDVSHQALSERLRRSHAALVSAELSNRMAPTGVDP; encoded by the coding sequence ATGACCACCGTCGTCGAACTCGAGATCCCGGCCGACGCCTTCGGGATCTCTCGAACGTTCGAACAGGTGCCAACGTTCGAGTTTCAGGTCGGCGGTATGATCGGCGACGCTCCGCCGCTCGTCTGGGTGTCGGGCCCGGACAGAGCGACCGTCGAAGAGGCGCTCGAGGCAGATCCGAGCGTCGAAGTGCTCACGAATCTGACCGACGGAACCGACGATCGATGGCTGTACAGACTCGAGTTCGGACGCCAGGTGAAGCTGTTTCAGCAACTCGTCGCCGAGAACTCCGGTGCGGTCCTCGAGGCGTCGGGTCGGGACGGAACGTGGACGCTCAGGCTGCTCTTCGACGACCGCGACGCACTCTCTAACGCCCACGCGCTGTTCGAACAGTACAGTTTTCGGACGGTAGTGACGCGAGTGACGTCGATGGACGGCGCCAGCGGCGAGGGCTCACCGCTCACGAAGACGCAGTACGAGACGGTGATCAAGGCCTACGAACTCGGCTACTTCGACGTCCCGCGGAAGGTGACGCTACAGGAACTCGCGGCGGAACTCGACGTCTCTCACCAGGCACTCTCGGAACGGCTCCGCCGGAGCCACGCTGCGCTCGTCAGCGCGGAGTTGTCGAACCGGATGGCACCGACGGGCGTCGATCCCTGA